A genomic region of Equus caballus isolate H_3958 breed thoroughbred chromosome 1, TB-T2T, whole genome shotgun sequence contains the following coding sequences:
- the KBTBD13 gene encoding kelch repeat and BTB domain-containing protein 13 — MPRGPEAPVQVWVGSQLFQADQALLVEHCGFFRGLFRSGMREARAAEVRLGALSAGGFRTTLQVLRGERPALAADDELLQAVECAAFLQAPALARFLEHSLTSDNCALLCDAAAAFGLRDVFHSAANFIRDGACELAAELALPEARAYVAALRPSSYVAVSTHTPAPGFLEDASRTMCYLDEEEDSWHTLATLPLEASTLLAGVATLGNKLYIVGGVRGASKEVVELGFCYDPEGGTWREFPSPHQPRYDTALVGFDGRLYAIGGEFQRMPMSSVERYDPTAGCWSFVADLPQPAAGVPCAQARGRLFVCLWRPADTTAVVEYSVRADTWLPVAELRRPQSYGHCMVAHRDSLYVVRNGPSDDFLHCAIDCLNLATGQWTALPGQFVNSKGALFTAVVRGDLVYTVNRMFTLLYAIEGGTWRLLREKAGFPRPGSLQTFLLRLPPGASGPVASTTPEL; from the coding sequence ATGCCTCGGGGCCCGGAGGCGCCGGTGCAGGTGTGGGTGGGCAGCCAGCTCTTCCAGGCGGACCAGGCCCTGCTGGTGGAGCACTGCGGCTTCTTCCGCGGCCTCTTCCGCTCCGGCATGCGGGAGGCGCGCGCGGCCGAGGTGCGCCTGGGCGCGCTGAGCGCCGGCGGCTTCCGCACCACGCTGCAGGTGCTGCGCGGCGAGCGGCCGGCGCTGGCGGCCGACGACGAGCTGCTGCAGGCCGTGGAGTGCGCCGCCTTCCTGCAGGCGCCGGCGCTCGCGCGCTTCCTGGAGCACAGCCTCACGTCGGACAACTGCGCGCTGCTGTGCGACGCAGCCGCCGCCTTCGGCCTGCGCGACGTTTTCCACAGCGCCGCGAACTTCATCCGCGACGGCGCGTGCGAGCTGGCGGCCGAGCTGGCGCTGCCCGAGGCCCGCGCGTACGTGGCGGCGCTGCGGCCCAGCAGCTACGTGGCCGTGAGCACGCACACGCCCGCGCCCGGCTTCCTGGAGGATGCGTCGCGCACCATGTGCTACCTGGACGAGGAGGAGGACTCGTGGCACACGCTGGCCACGCTGCCCCTGGAGGCCAGCACCCTGCTGGCAGGCGTGGCCACGCTGGGCAACAAGCTCTACATCGTGGGCGGCGTGCGGGGCGCCAGCAAGGAGGTGGTGGAGCTGGGCTTCTGCTATGATCCCGAGGGCGGCACGTGGCGCGAGTTCCCGAGCCCGCACCAGCCGCGCTATGACACCGCGCTGGTCGGCTTCGACGGCCGCCTCTACGCCATTGGCGGCGAGTTCCAGAGGATGCCCATGAGCTCCGTGGAGCGCTACGACCCGACTGCGGGCTGCTGGAGCTTCGTGGCCGACCTGCCGCAGCCGGCTGCAGGCGTGCCCTGCGCGCAGGCCCGGGGCCGCCTCTTCGTGTGCCTGTGGCGGCCGGCCGACACCACGGCCGTAGTGGAGTACTCAGTGCGAGCCGACACGTGGCTGCCGGTGGCCGAGCTGCGGCGCCCGCAGAGCTACGGCCACTGCATGGTGGCCCACCGCGACAGTCTCTATGTGGTGCGCAACGGACCTTCCGACGACTTCCTACACTGTGCCATCGACTGCCTCAACCTGGCCACGGGCCAGTGGACGGCGCTGCCCGGCCAGTTCGTCAACAGCAAGGGGGCACTTTTCACGGCCGTGGTGCGCGGTGACCTCGTCTATACCGTCAACCGCATGTTCACGCTGCTCTATGCCATCGAGGGCGGCACTTGGCGGCTGCTCAGGGAGAAGGCCGGCTTCCCGCGGCCGGGGTCCTTGCAGACGTTTCTTCTGAGACTGCCTCCTGGTGCCTCTGGGCCTGTGGCCTCGACGACGCCAGAACTGTGA